The Populus trichocarpa isolate Nisqually-1 chromosome 2, P.trichocarpa_v4.1, whole genome shotgun sequence genome has a window encoding:
- the LOC7494033 gene encoding uncharacterized protein LOC7494033, translating into MNNNNTTPPPLPDLILSLEQATLMAKQLPSTTDPTHLLQIYSSLHHAHHHLSSFLSQNHQLPSFPLQPPPQENSLSSATGADENGDEPMQVGDDDEENSNKVVSIEKVEEGMRDCFIKNKRPKRPLSPSTVAVAEERRLYDDGFGGGIVGFDPRETRLRALDLIYQFHG; encoded by the coding sequence atgaacaacaacaacaccacACCACCGCCACTACCTGACCTGATACTATCATTGGAGCAAGCAACACTAATGGCTAAACAACTCCCATCAACAACTGACCCAACCCACCTCCTCCAAATCTATTCCTCTCTCCACCATGCCCACCATCACCTCTCCTCTTTCCTCTCTCAAAACCACCAACTCCCTTCTTTCCCTCTTCAACCCCCACCACAAGAGAACTCTCTCTCCTCGGCAACTGGGGCTGATGAGAATGGAGACGAGCCTATGCAAGTtggagatgatgatgaagagaATTCCAACAAGGTGGTATCTATTGAGAAGGTAGAGGAGGGGATGAGAGATTGTTTTATTAAGAATAAGAGGCCTAAAAGACCTCTTTCTCCGTCAACGGTGGCGGTGGCGGAGGAGAGGAGGCTGTATGATGATGGGTTTGGGGGAGGAATTGTGGGCTTTGATCCCCGTGAGACTAGGTTGAGGGCTTTGGATCTTATCTACCAGTTTCATGGCTGA
- the LOC7461742 gene encoding protein-ribulosamine 3-kinase, chloroplastic, whose protein sequence is MVASYIGISSLNSSCFPPRPCFAKRKLFAVSAAMSDDPISDWIMSEGNATQITRTSPIGGGCINNARRYDTDAGSFFVKTNRGIGPSMFEGEALGLGAMYETRTIRVPRPFKVGPLPTGGSYIIMEFIEFGASRGNQSVLGRKLAEMHKAGKSEKGFGFDVDNTIGSTPQINTWTSDWIEFYGKHRLGYQLKLALDQYGDSTIYQKGKRLVKNMAPLFQNIVIEPCLLHGDLWSGNISSDKNGEPVILDPACYYGHNEAEFGMSWCAGFGGSFYNAYFEVMPKQPGFEKRREIYLLYHYLNHYNLFGSSYRSSAMSIIDDYLLMLGV, encoded by the exons atggtggcGTCATACATTGGTATTTCATCTCtcaattcttcttgttttcctCCTCGACCTTGCTTTGCTAAACGCAAACTATTTGCAG TTTCAGCTGCAATGAGCGATGATCCAATCAGTGATTGGATTATGTCAGAAGGAAATGCAACCCAGATAACACGAACTAGTCCCATTGGTGGTGGTTGTATCAACAATGCAAGGCGTTATGACACTGATGCTGGTTCTTTCtttgtaaaaacaaacag GGGTATTGGACCATCCATGTTTGAGGGAGAGGCTCTTGGCCTGGGTGCTATGTATGAAACCAGAACAATCAGGGTACCTAGGCCATTTAAG GTTGGACCCCTACCAACAGGTGGATCATACATCATTATGGAGTTTATCGAATTTGGGGCATCTAGAGGCAATCAG TCTGTTCTAGGGAGAAAGCTTGCTGAAATGCATAAAGCTGGGAAATCTGAAAAAGGCTTTGGTTTCGATGTTGATAATACCATTGGCAG TACTCCACAGATAAACACTTGGACATCAGACTGGATAGAGTTTTACGGAAAGCACAGATTGGGTTACCAACTTAAGTTGGCATTAGATCAATATGGTGATTCAACCATTTATCAAAAAG GAAAAAGATTGGTGAAGAACATGGCACCTCTCTTTCAAAACATTGTCATAGAGCCATGCTTACTTCATGGAGACTTGTGGAGTGGGAATATTAGCTCTGACAAGAATGGCGAGCCTGTTATACTAGACCCAGCATGCTATT ATGGACACAATGAAGCAGAATTTGGAATGTCATGGTGTGCTGGTTTTGGAGGATCATTTTACAATGCTTATTTTGAG GTGATGCCCAAACAACCAGGCTTTGAGAAGAGGAGAGAGATCTATTTGCTGTATCACTACCTGAATCATTACAATCTCTTTGGTTCCAGTTATCGGTCATCAGCAATGTCAATAATAGATGATTATCTGCTGATGCTAGGAGTGTAA
- the LOC7461743 gene encoding probable xyloglucan endotransglucosylase/hydrolase protein 27 encodes MADPAIHHETQPINQIAIDYTPEACTHCPESNSITLTYDHRGGARWRSTTRFLYGTFSSLIQCPKGNTSGLNFNIYLSSLEGDKSQDEIDFEFLGKDKTIVQTNYYASGTGNREEIHDLGFDCSDAFHEYVIKWCPNFIEWLIDGKVVRKVEKREGEGFPEKPMFLYASIWDASYIGDATWTGPYMGCDAPYLCLYKDICVPVGTAVECSCDS; translated from the exons ATGGCGGATCCAGCAATCCACCACGAGACCCAACCCATTAACCAAATCGCCATAGACTACACCCCAGAGGCATGCACTCACTGCCCGGAGTCCAATTCCATCACTCTCACATACGACCACCGTGGGGGCGCACGGTGGCGCAGTACCACCCGTTTTCTTTACGGCACTTTCAGTTCTCTCATCCAATGTCCCAAAGGTAACACGAGTGGCCTTAACTTCAACATCTATCTTTCTTCTCTTGAAGGTGACAAATCCCAAGATGAGATCGACTTTGAGTTTCTTGGTAAAGACAAGACCATCGTACAAACTAATTACTACGCTTCAG GGACTGGGAACAGAGAAGAAATTCATGATCTGGGGTTTGATTGTTCTGATGCGTTTCATGAGTATGTAATAAAGTGGTGTCCAAATTTCATAGAGTGGTTGATTGATGGAAAAGTGGTGAGGAAAGTGGAGAAAAGGGAAGGGGAGGGATTCCCTGAGAAACCCATGTTTTTGTATGCTTCAATTTGGGATGCAAGCTACATTGGTGACGCAACTTGGACTGGACCGTATATGGGGTGTGATGCACCTTATCTTTGTCTCTACAAGGACATTTGTGTGCCTGTTGGGACTGCGGTGGAGTGTTCTTGTGATTCTTGA